One genomic region from Enterobacter hormaechei ATCC 49162 encodes:
- a CDS encoding MFS transporter translates to MNTTTTTRAVSRWVILMLALGAGFSVASIYYAQPLLPLMGSDLHLSIEGMGLVPTLTQAGYALGILFLLPLGDRHDRRTLILIKSAALALFLLGCSLTGQLHSLLLTSLLIGMAATMAQDIVPAAAILAPEGKQGKTVGTVMTGLLLGILLSRTVSGVVGEAFGWRVMYQLAAASIAFVGVVMWAVLPRFAVHSTLSYPALMRSMEHLWRRYPALRRAALAQGFLSIAFSAFWSTLAVMLLERYHLGSAVAGGFGIAGAAGALAAPLAGGLADKLGAGKVTQLGAALVTLSFALMFLMPALGVHGQLILIALSAVGFDLGLQSSLVAHQNLVYSLEPQARGRLNALLFTVIFIGMALGSALGSNIYTLAGWSGVVALATLCGAIALAIRVIEGARVLSAQAESV, encoded by the coding sequence ATGAACACAACCACCACCACCCGGGCCGTAAGCCGCTGGGTAATTTTAATGCTGGCGCTCGGTGCGGGCTTCAGCGTGGCATCCATCTATTATGCCCAGCCTCTGCTGCCGCTGATGGGTTCAGACCTGCACCTGAGCATCGAAGGCATGGGCCTGGTCCCGACCCTCACCCAGGCGGGTTATGCCCTGGGCATCCTGTTTCTGCTTCCGCTCGGCGATCGCCATGACCGCAGAACGTTGATCCTGATAAAAAGTGCGGCCCTGGCGCTGTTCCTGCTGGGCTGTAGCCTGACCGGACAACTGCACTCCCTGTTGCTCACCAGCCTGCTGATTGGCATGGCCGCCACCATGGCGCAGGATATTGTCCCGGCCGCAGCGATCCTCGCGCCGGAAGGCAAACAGGGAAAAACGGTCGGCACGGTGATGACCGGCCTGCTGCTGGGGATTTTGCTCTCCAGAACCGTGAGCGGCGTGGTGGGTGAAGCCTTTGGCTGGCGGGTGATGTATCAGCTGGCCGCCGCAAGTATTGCCTTTGTCGGCGTGGTGATGTGGGCCGTGCTTCCCCGCTTCGCCGTTCACTCCACGCTGAGCTACCCGGCGCTGATGCGCTCCATGGAACACCTCTGGCGTCGCTACCCGGCGCTGCGTCGGGCCGCACTGGCCCAGGGTTTTCTGTCGATTGCCTTTAGCGCATTCTGGTCAACGCTGGCGGTAATGCTGCTGGAACGGTATCACCTTGGCAGCGCCGTGGCAGGTGGGTTTGGTATTGCCGGTGCCGCAGGCGCGCTGGCCGCACCGCTGGCAGGGGGGCTGGCGGATAAGCTGGGGGCCGGTAAAGTGACCCAACTGGGTGCCGCGCTGGTGACCCTTTCGTTTGCCCTGATGTTCCTGATGCCAGCACTGGGTGTACACGGTCAGCTGATCCTGATTGCCCTCTCCGCGGTCGGTTTCGATCTTGGCTTACAGTCCAGCCTTGTGGCCCACCAGAACCTGGTCTACAGCCTTGAGCCGCAGGCTCGTGGGCGTCTGAACGCCCTGCTGTTTACCGTCATTTTCATCGGAATGGCGCTGGGTTCAGCATTAGGCAGCAATATCTATACACTGGCAGGTTGGTCTGGCGTGGTGGCGCTGGCAACCCTGTGCGGTGCCATTGCGCTGGCTATCAGAGTGATTGAAGGCGCCCGGGTGCTGTCCGCACAGGCCGAAAGTGTGTAA
- the flgL gene encoding flagellar hook-associated protein FlgL, translating to MRISTQMMYEQSMRGVTNSQSLWLSYGEQMSTGKRINRPSDDPIAASQAVVLSQAQTQNSQYALARSFATTKVSLEENVLSQVTTAIQAAQEKIVNAGNGTLSDDDRASLATNLQGIRDQLMNLANSTDGNGRYIFSGYKTEAAAFDQTTGDYKGGGTPISQQVDSARTMQISHTGTEVFTSFTSNAKPEPDGSAPETNLFKILDAAIDALNKPIGDDETKAEAFTAAIDKANRGLSNSLNNVLTVRADLGIKLDELGKLDALGEDRALGQTQQMSNLVDVDWNSVISSYTMQQAALQASYKAFSDMQGMSLFQMNR from the coding sequence ATGCGTATTAGTACTCAAATGATGTATGAGCAAAGCATGCGCGGCGTGACGAACTCCCAAAGTCTCTGGCTCAGCTACGGCGAGCAGATGTCTACGGGTAAGCGCATCAACCGTCCATCTGACGATCCGATTGCCGCCTCGCAGGCCGTGGTGCTCTCTCAGGCTCAAACGCAAAACAGCCAGTATGCGCTGGCGCGCTCCTTCGCTACGACGAAAGTATCGCTGGAAGAGAACGTGTTATCGCAAGTGACAACCGCTATCCAGGCTGCTCAGGAAAAGATTGTCAATGCGGGCAACGGTACGTTAAGTGATGATGACCGCGCTTCGCTGGCAACGAACCTGCAAGGTATTCGCGATCAGCTCATGAACCTGGCTAACAGCACGGACGGTAACGGTCGATATATTTTTTCCGGTTACAAAACCGAAGCGGCGGCTTTCGACCAGACTACGGGTGATTATAAGGGCGGCGGAACGCCAATCAGCCAGCAGGTTGACTCCGCGCGCACGATGCAAATCAGCCATACGGGCACTGAAGTTTTCACCAGCTTCACCAGCAATGCGAAGCCAGAGCCAGATGGTAGTGCGCCGGAAACGAATTTGTTCAAGATCCTCGATGCTGCCATCGATGCGCTGAATAAACCGATTGGCGATGACGAAACGAAGGCTGAAGCGTTTACCGCGGCGATTGATAAAGCCAACCGTGGCCTGAGCAACTCCCTCAACAACGTGCTGACCGTGCGCGCCGACCTCGGTATCAAGCTGGACGAGCTGGGCAAGCTGGACGCTCTGGGTGAAGACCGGGCGCTGGGGCAGACCCAGCAAATGAGTAACCTGGTTGACGTGGACTGGAACTCGGTGATTTCGTCCTACACCATGCAGCAGGCGGCGTTGCAGGCCTCGTATAAAGCCTTTAGCGATATGCAGGGTATGTCTTTGTTCCAGATGAACAGATAA
- the flgK gene encoding flagellar hook-associated protein FlgK, producing MSSLINSAMSGLSAAQSALNTVSNNISSYNVAGYTRQTTILGASNSTLTGGGWVGNGVYVSGVQREYDAFITNQLRAAQNQSSGLTTRYQQMSKIDDVLSDTTNSLSANLQDFFKSLQTLVSNAEDPAARQTVLGKADGLVNQFKTNDQYLRDQDAQVNTAISTSVDQINNYAKQIANLNDQISRLTGVGAGASPNELLDQRDQLVSELNKIVGVDVTVQDSGTYNISIANGYTLVQGSNASQLAAVKSSADPARTTLAYVDATVGNVEISEKQITTGSLGGLLTFRSQDLDQARNTLNQMALAFADAMNTQHQAGFDANGVKGGKLFDFGSPAVLSNGKNTGSASVTATMTDSTKVQATNYKVEYNGTDWTITRLSDNTSFTAKPDTGGNLSFDGLNVKISGSANNKDSFIVKPVNDVIVNMDVAISDESKLAMASAQGSGESDNTNGQKLLDLQSAKLVGGNKTFNDAYAALVSTVGSTTASLKTSSETKVNVVTQLTKQQQSISGVNLDEEYGNLQRYQQYYLANAQVLQTASTLFDALINIR from the coding sequence ATGTCCAGTTTGATTAACAGCGCCATGAGTGGCCTCAGTGCTGCACAGTCGGCACTCAATACCGTCAGTAATAATATTTCAAGCTATAACGTGGCAGGTTATACCCGCCAGACCACCATTCTGGGGGCATCCAACAGCACCCTGACCGGCGGTGGCTGGGTGGGTAACGGGGTCTATGTCTCCGGTGTTCAGCGTGAATATGATGCGTTTATCACCAACCAGCTGCGCGCGGCGCAGAACCAGAGCAGTGGGCTGACCACGCGCTACCAGCAGATGTCAAAAATTGACGACGTGCTCTCGGATACCACTAACTCGCTCTCTGCCAACCTCCAGGATTTCTTTAAAAGTCTGCAAACGCTGGTAAGTAACGCAGAAGATCCGGCTGCACGCCAGACGGTGCTCGGGAAGGCGGATGGTCTGGTTAACCAGTTTAAAACCAACGATCAATATCTCCGCGATCAGGATGCGCAGGTGAATACGGCGATTTCTACCAGCGTCGATCAGATCAATAACTATGCGAAGCAGATTGCCAATCTTAACGACCAGATCTCCCGGCTGACTGGCGTTGGTGCGGGCGCATCCCCGAACGAACTGCTCGATCAGCGCGATCAGCTGGTGAGTGAACTGAACAAGATTGTCGGTGTGGACGTTACCGTACAGGACAGCGGCACCTACAACATCTCTATCGCCAACGGTTACACCCTGGTACAGGGCAGCAACGCCAGCCAGCTGGCGGCGGTGAAATCCAGTGCGGATCCTGCACGTACAACGCTTGCGTATGTGGATGCAACCGTGGGCAACGTGGAAATCTCGGAAAAACAGATCACCACGGGGTCGCTTGGGGGCCTGTTAACCTTCCGTTCTCAGGATCTGGATCAGGCGCGAAATACGCTTAACCAGATGGCGCTGGCGTTTGCGGATGCCATGAATACCCAGCACCAGGCGGGCTTTGATGCCAACGGGGTTAAAGGCGGCAAGCTGTTTGATTTTGGCTCTCCGGCGGTACTGAGTAACGGCAAAAACACCGGGAGCGCGTCCGTTACGGCAACAATGACGGACAGTACAAAGGTCCAGGCGACAAACTATAAAGTTGAGTACAACGGTACTGACTGGACAATCACGCGTTTGTCAGACAACACCAGCTTCACGGCCAAACCTGATACTGGCGGTAATCTGTCGTTTGATGGTCTCAACGTCAAGATTAGCGGCTCAGCCAATAATAAAGACAGTTTCATCGTTAAACCGGTGAATGACGTTATTGTGAATATGGACGTTGCGATCAGCGACGAATCCAAACTGGCGATGGCCTCCGCGCAAGGAAGCGGCGAAAGCGACAATACCAATGGCCAGAAGCTGCTGGATTTGCAGAGCGCCAAATTGGTGGGGGGGAATAAAACCTTTAACGATGCTTATGCCGCGCTGGTCAGTACGGTGGGCAGCACCACGGCGTCGCTGAAAACCAGCAGCGAAACCAAAGTTAACGTGGTGACGCAGCTGACCAAACAACAGCAGTCAATTTCCGGGGTTAACCTGGATGAAGAGTATGGCAACCTGCAACGCTATCAGCAGTACTATCTGGCGAATGCGCAGGTGCTGCAAACGGCGAGCACGCTGTTTGATGCATTGATCAATATCCGCTAA
- the flgJ gene encoding flagellar assembly peptidoglycan hydrolase FlgJ yields the protein MLTDSKLLTSAAWDAQSLNELKTKAGKDPAANIRPVARQVEGMFVQMMLKSMRETLPKDGMFSSDSTRLYTSMYDQQIAQQMTAGKGLGLADMIVKQTAAAQGLPPEETPQQVPLKFDLEKVTSYQNQALTQMVRKAMPKPAETRDEPLSGDSKDFLAQLSLPARLASEESGVPHHLILAQAALESGWGQRQIRRENGEPSFNIFGVKATSSWKGPTTEITTTEYENGAAVKVKAKFRVYSSYLEALSDYVGLLSRNPRYTAVTQAATPEQGAQALQNAGYATDPNYARKLTSMIQQLKSMSEKVSKAYSTDLENLF from the coding sequence ATGCTGACCGATAGCAAACTGTTGACCAGTGCCGCCTGGGATGCCCAGTCGCTCAACGAGCTGAAAACCAAAGCGGGCAAGGATCCGGCGGCGAATATCCGCCCGGTTGCCCGTCAGGTGGAAGGCATGTTCGTGCAGATGATGTTGAAAAGCATGCGTGAAACCCTGCCGAAAGATGGCATGTTCAGCAGCGATTCCACGCGGCTTTACACCAGCATGTACGATCAGCAGATTGCCCAGCAAATGACCGCCGGAAAGGGACTTGGCCTGGCGGACATGATTGTGAAGCAGACCGCAGCCGCTCAGGGGCTGCCGCCTGAAGAGACCCCGCAGCAGGTGCCGCTGAAGTTTGATCTGGAAAAGGTGACCAGTTATCAAAATCAGGCGTTGACGCAGATGGTGCGTAAGGCGATGCCGAAGCCAGCAGAAACGCGTGACGAGCCGCTCTCTGGCGACAGCAAAGACTTCCTGGCGCAGCTCTCTCTGCCAGCGCGTCTTGCCAGTGAAGAGAGTGGCGTGCCGCACCATCTGATTCTGGCGCAGGCGGCGCTGGAGTCGGGCTGGGGTCAACGTCAGATCCGCAGGGAGAACGGCGAGCCGAGCTTCAACATCTTTGGCGTGAAGGCCACCTCCAGCTGGAAGGGGCCGACCACGGAAATCACCACCACCGAATATGAAAATGGTGCGGCGGTGAAGGTGAAAGCCAAATTCCGCGTCTATAGCTCGTATCTGGAAGCGTTGTCGGATTATGTCGGGCTGTTGAGCCGGAATCCGCGCTACACCGCCGTGACCCAGGCCGCTACGCCAGAGCAGGGCGCTCAGGCATTGCAGAATGCCGGCTACGCGACCGATCCAAACTATGCGCGCAAGCTGACCAGCATGATCCAGCAACTGAAATCCATGTCTGAGAAGGTCAGCAAAGCCTATAGCACAGATCTCGAAAATCTGTTCTGA
- a CDS encoding flagellar basal body P-ring protein FlgI: MYKFLFAVALTLVATVAQADRIRDLTSVQGVRENSLIGYGLVVGLDGTGDQTTQTPFTTQSLNNMLSQLGITVPAGTNMQLKNVAAVMVTASYPAFARQGQTIDVVVSSMGNAKSLRGGTLLMTPLKGVDSQVYALAQGNILVGGAGASAGGSSVQVNQLNGGRITNGAIIERELPTQFGTGNTINLQLNNEDFTMAQQIADTINRSRGYGSATALDARTVQIRTSTGSSNQVRMLADIQNMEVNVPVQDAKVIINSRTGSVVMNREVTLDSCAVAQGNLSVTVNRSANVSQPDTPFGGGQTVVTPQTQIDLRQSGGSLQSVRSSANLNSVVRALNALGATPMDLMSILQSMQSAGCLRAKLEII, from the coding sequence ATGTATAAATTTCTCTTCGCCGTGGCACTGACGCTGGTCGCAACCGTTGCGCAGGCGGACCGCATTCGCGATCTCACCAGCGTGCAGGGCGTGCGTGAAAACTCCCTGATTGGCTACGGCCTGGTGGTGGGGCTGGATGGGACGGGTGACCAGACGACCCAGACGCCGTTCACTACCCAGAGTCTGAATAACATGCTCTCTCAGCTCGGTATTACCGTACCGGCCGGGACCAACATGCAGCTGAAAAACGTGGCGGCCGTGATGGTGACCGCGTCTTATCCGGCCTTTGCGCGTCAGGGTCAGACCATCGACGTGGTTGTCTCGTCGATGGGTAACGCCAAAAGTTTGCGCGGCGGTACGCTGCTGATGACCCCGCTGAAAGGCGTCGACAGCCAGGTGTATGCCCTGGCGCAGGGCAACATACTGGTTGGCGGGGCAGGCGCGTCGGCGGGCGGCAGCAGCGTGCAGGTGAACCAGCTGAACGGCGGGCGTATTACCAACGGCGCGATCATTGAACGTGAACTGCCGACCCAGTTCGGTACCGGTAACACCATTAACCTGCAACTGAATAACGAAGACTTTACGATGGCGCAGCAGATCGCTGACACCATCAACCGCAGCCGGGGCTACGGCAGCGCCACCGCGCTGGATGCCCGCACCGTGCAGATCCGCACGTCAACCGGGAGCAGTAACCAGGTGCGGATGCTGGCCGATATCCAGAACATGGAAGTGAACGTGCCGGTGCAGGATGCGAAAGTCATTATCAACTCCCGTACCGGCTCGGTGGTGATGAACCGCGAAGTGACGCTGGACAGCTGTGCCGTGGCGCAGGGTAATCTCTCCGTCACGGTTAACCGTTCGGCCAACGTCAGCCAGCCGGATACGCCGTTTGGTGGTGGTCAGACGGTAGTGACCCCGCAAACGCAGATTGATCTGCGTCAGAGCGGCGGTTCGTTGCAGAGCGTGCGTTCCAGCGCCAACCTGAACAGCGTGGTGCGTGCCCTGAACGCGCTGGGTGCAACGCCAATGGATCTGATGTCCATTCTGCAATCCATGCAAAGTGCAGGCTGCCTGCGCGCTAAACTGGAAATCATCTAA